In Vigna unguiculata cultivar IT97K-499-35 chromosome 3, ASM411807v1, whole genome shotgun sequence, a single genomic region encodes these proteins:
- the LOC114175842 gene encoding probable 3-hydroxyisobutyrate dehydrogenase-like 2, mitochondrial, which produces MGTLYPNPIMPSETRIGWVGIGVMGFAMASRLLSAGYSVTFYARNPSHPNALALQSRGATQAQSPAQLAQRSDVLFTMVGHPSDVRTIVLDSILPALRPNSVTVDTTSSHPELARTISSKARELGAWAIDAPVSGGDVGARDGTLAIFAAGEEKVVEWLHPMFSVLGKETYVGPAGCGQSCKIANQITIGANLVGLSEGLVFAKHAGLDLKQFVEGIREGAAGSKALEIFGERMIEGDFRPGGFAEYQVKDLGMGVDVVEGAEDDDVVVLPGASLWKQLFTSMVANGQGKLGTQGVISVIQNINGMNQ; this is translated from the coding sequence ATGGGAACGCTGTACCCGAACCCGATTATGCCATCCGAAACCCGAATTGGGTGGGTCGGAATCGGCGTAATGGGCTTTGCCATGGCCTCTCGCCTCCTCTCGGCGGGCTACAGTGTCACCTTCTACGCCCGTAACCCCTCCCACCCCAACGCCCTCGCTCTCCAATCCCGAGGCGCCACCCAGGCCCAGTCCCCGGCCCAACTGGCCCAACGCTCCGACGTTCTCTTCACCATGGTGGGCCACCCGTCCGACGTCCGCACCATCGTCCTTGACTCCATCCTCCCAGCCCTCCGCCCCAACTCCGTCACCGTCGACACCACCAGCTCGCACCCGGAGCTCGCCCGCACAATCTCCTCCAAGGCCCGCGAACTCGGCGCCTGGGCTATCGACGCCCCCGTCTCCGGCGGCGATGTCGGCGCGCGCGACGGCACTCTGGCGATCTTCGCGGCGGGGGAGGAAAAGGTGGTGGAGTGGCTCCACCCTATGTTCTCGGTCCTGGGGAAGGAAACCTACGTGGGTCCCGCGGGGTGTGGACAGAGCTGCAAGATCGCGAACCAGATAACGATCGGCGCGAACTTGGTTGGGCTGAGCGAGGGCTTGGTTTTCGCGAAGCACGCGGGGTTGGACTTGAAGCAGTTCGTGGAGGGTATCAGAGAGGGTGCTGCGGGTTCTAAAGCGTTGGAGATATTTGGGGAGAGAATGATCGAAGGGGATTTCCGACCAGGTGGGTTTGCAGAGTACCAGGTTAAGGATTTGGGAATGGGAGTTGATGTTGTTGAAGGAGCCGAAGACGATGATGTTGTTGTGTTGCCTGGGGCTTCCTTGTGGAAACAACTTTTTACTAGTATGGTGGCCAATGGACAGGGGAAGCTTGGTACGCAAGGGGTTATCTCTGTCATTCAGAACATCAATGGGATGAATCAATGA
- the LOC114176587 gene encoding kinetochore protein NUF2 homolog — MAASNYEYPRLQRPEIVTILGQFQIANVTEQELAKPNPDLISDLYTRVLFHLDVFLEEDNEQLDFDALEHLENPDLHVESARAVKLFNRIKEVLTDIECPRKFTFADLLVPDPHRTDLFLGALLNFYLYRDTKMNIVSEIVNEFNALEVQQEELQNTMLQLEREIAECNEAREREMPLVQEEEAKVNELKQSIVALNKHQSSLRSTCRKLKDRTAEMDEKISNAEFTLVQSVQENANLRSQIAQSPDKVQRALEEKKLAREEARNAERLARQAFHEKTTVVEVVSKVYKKMSKHYKLMQDIQEQVNSGKSTEKELKTLKAKISDDEMLEKSLEARLVETKSKVEQMEELMKQTEKECNTLGEEATKYLSNTKSEVESNSSTIETRQRNVEAVLSEVDAVNSEIASVKESAAVEVERLRRKCEELVEAFHKYANPIADVIESGQKRLEATQGVGSDI, encoded by the exons ATGGCGGCATCGAATTACGAATACCCGAGGCTACAGCGGCCGGAAATAGTCACAATCTTAGGGCAGTTTCAGATCGCCAATGTGACGGAGCAGGAACTCGCCAAACCCAACCCTGACTTGATCTCCGACCTCTACACCCGCGTCCTCTTCCACCTCGACGTTTTCCTCGA GGAAGACAACGAGCAACTCGACTTCGACGCCCTAGAGCATCTCGAAAACCCTGATTTACACGTTGAATCTGCTCGCGCCGTCAAACTCTTCAACAGGATAAAGGAGGTTCTCACCGACATCGAATGCCCTCGCAAATTCACCTTCGCCGATCTCCTCGTGCCGGATCCTCACCGGACCGATCTCTTCCTCGGCGCTCTTCTCAATTTCTACCTTTACAG GGACACGAAAATGAACATAGTATCGGAGATCGTGAACGAATTTAACGCTCTGGAGGTGCAGCAAGAGGAGTTGCAGAACACGATGCTGCAG TTGGAAAGGGAGATTGCGGAATGCAATGAGGCGAGGGAGAGAGAAATGCCTCTTGTTCAAGAGGAGGAGGCAAAAGTTAACGAGTTGAAACAGTCGATTGTGGCACTTAACAAACACCAGAGTTCGTTGAGGAGTACTTGTAGGAAGTTGAAAGATAGGACTGCGGAAATGGATGAAAAG ATTTCTAATGCTGAATTTACATTGGTACAAAGTGTTCAAGAAAATGCAAATCTACGTTCACAGATCGCCCAGTCACCTGATAAAGTACAg AGAGCTTTAGAGGAAAAGAAACTAGCTCGAGAGGAGGCAAGGAACGCCGAAAGATTAGCAAGGCAAGCTTTTCACGAGAAGACGACCGTTGTTGAAGTTGTTTCCAAG GTGTACAAGAAAATGTCAAAACACTACAAGCTGATGCAGGATATACAAGAACAG GTAAATTCTGGTAAATCTACTGAAAAGGAACTTAAAACATTGAAAGCTAAAATTAGCGATGATGAAATGTTGGAGAAGTCACTTGAGGCTAGACTGGTTGAAACAAAAAGTAAAG TTGAGCAGATGGAAGAATTAATGAAGCAAACGGAGAAAGAGTGCAATACTCTGGGGGAAGAAGCCACTAAATATTTAAGCAATACAAAATCAGAGGTGGAATCTAACTCTTCTACTATAGAAACAAGGCAGAGAAATGTGGAGGCTGTGCTATCTGAG GTGGATGCAGTAAATAGTGAAATTGCATCAGTAAAAGAATCTGCAGCAGTTGAAGTAGAGCGGTTACGCCGCAAATGTGAAGAGTTAGTTGAGGCG TTTCACAAGTATGCAAATCCGATTGCAGATGTGATTGAATCTGGGCAAAAAAGACTCGAGGCTACTCAAGGAGTTGGATCTGACATTTGA
- the LOC114177126 gene encoding glutelin type-A 2-like, with product MELDLTPKLAQPLFEGDGGGYYTWSSSEMPILARTNVGAGRLVLHPRGFALPHYADSSKMSYVIQGSDGVVGMVLPDSEEEVVVKLKQGDVLPVPIGSVSWWFNNGDSDLTIVFLGETSKALIPGQFTYFLLTGALGVIGGFSTELTSKVYNLDRDEVQKLTKTQAGVLIVKLDKNQSLPKPQIHITKKLVYNIDAACAENVVENAGLVKTLTEKEFPFVGEVGLSVIGVKLEPGAVKAPSYSTTAIQLIYIARGSGKIEMVDFNGKPALDTQVKAGDLFVVPQFFLVAKIAGEEGMESYSITTTTKPLFEELAGKGSIWRKLSSSMQEVALNVDSEFEKLFISKIKKSSDLIPPSY from the exons ATGGAGTTGGATTTAACACCAAAATTAGCACAACCACTGTTTGAGGGAGATGGTGGAGGTTACTACACTTGGTCAAGTTCTGAAATGCCGATTCTAGCTAGGACTAATGTGGGTGCTGGTCGTCTTGTTCTTCACCCTCGTGGCTTTGCCCTTCCTCATTATGCAGATTCATCCAAGATGAGTTATGTCATCCAAG GGAGTGATGGTGTGGTTGGGATGGTACTCCCTGACAGTGAAGAAGAGGTGGTTGTGAAGCTTAAGCAGGGAGATGTTTTACCAGTACCTATAGGAAGTGTGTCATGGTGGTTCAACAATGGAGACTCAGATCTCACCATTGTTTTTCTTGGAGAAACTTCAAAGGCTCTTATTCCAGGTCAATTCACCTATTTCCTTCTAACTGGAGCTCTGGGAGTTATTGGAGGTTTCTCAACTGAGCTCACCAGCAAAGTGTATAACTTGGACAGAGATGAGGTTCAAAAGCTCACAAAAACACAAGCTGGGGTTTTGATTGTGAAACTAGACAAAAATCAGTCACTGCCTAAACCCCAAATTCACATAACCAAAAAGCTTGTCTACAACATAGATGCTGCATGCGCAGAAAATGTTGTTGAAAATGCTGGATTGGTCAAAACTTTAACGGAGAAAGAGTTTCCTTTTGTTGGGGAAGTTGGGTTGAGTGTGATTGGAGTGAAACTTGAACCTGGTGCTGTTAAGGCTCCTTCATACTCAACCACTGCGATTCAATTAATTTACATTGCTAGAGGAAGTGGCAAGATTGAAATGGTGGACTTTAATGGAAAACCTGCATTAGACACTCAGGTTAAGGCTGGTGATTTGTTTGTGGTGCCGCAATTTTTTCTGGTTGCTAAAATTGCAGGAGAAGAAGGAATGGAAAGTTACTCCATTACAACAACTACAAA GCCTTTGTTTGAAGAGTTGGCAGGAAAGGGATCAATCTGGAGAAAGTTGTCATCTTCGATGCAAGAAGTTGCTCTTAACGTGGATTCAGAATTTGAGAAGTTGTTCATATCGAAGATCAAGAAATCCAGTGATCTCATTCCACCCTCCTATTAG